Proteins co-encoded in one Theileria equi strain WA chromosome 3, complete sequence genomic window:
- a CDS encoding hypothetical protein (encoded by transcript BEWA_003630A), which produces MSDNVPYNAAGYFYGYQPCPPGYYPGYPAGYAAPTVPYYYVPAPPYYPVYPYGQYTPGVVNAAVNRPKRSMWECLFCNLTFKNKTEHDDHIQESHVECEHEGCNYSAPLDIMEVHRLKHIKNENGESILDSVEETRRWIRNRKRRHPSRRKRDEDVSLKDTTDSTEASSVEYEESVLEKLLRDAHSLSKKQTKKEKKSALYPVISKVKEQPSALLRLSNPLKYDHLLSKLDSGPYSYRSAIGDGRCPHIRKDGQCKFGPKCAFLSKSQFTVPKRPPHILHLLKNDIYETEKTLIDVIKTIVACNFFDDE; this is translated from the exons ATGAGCGACAATGTACCATATAATGCGGCCGGTTACTTTTACGGCTACCAACCGTGCCCACCGGGGTACTATCCGGGCTATCCCGCGGGTTATGCTGCGCCCACAGTACCATACTACTACGTGCCGGCGCCTCCGTACTACCCGGTCTACCCTTACGGGCAGTACACCCCCGGCGTTGTCAACGCAGCTGTTAATCGACCAAAGAG GTCCATGTGGGAGTGTTTGTTTTGTAATCTAACCTTTAAAAACAAGACCGAGCACGATGACCACATTCAAGAGAGTCACGTAGAGTGTGAGCATGAAGGATGTAATTATAGTGCCCCGTTGGATATAATGGAGGTTCACAGGCTAAAGcatataaagaatgagaacGGGGAGAGCATCCTGGATTCGGTTGAAGAAACTAGGAGATGGATCAGGAATCGTAAACGTAGACATCCAAGCAGGAGAAAGAGGGATGAGGATGTTTCCCTGAAAGATACCACCGATTCCACAGAAGCTAGTTCTGTAGAATACGAAGAAAGTGTCCTGGAAAAACTCTTGAGAGATGCCCACTCTCTTTCCAAGAAACAGActaaaaaggaaaagaagtCTGCCTTATATCCGGTTATTTCTAAGGTTAAGGAACAACCGAGCGCATTGCTGAGACTTAGTAACCCACTAAAGTATGACCATTTGCTAAGCAAGTTGGACTCAGGTCCATATTCTTACAGATCAGCGATTGGAGATGGGAGGTGTCCTCATATTAGAAAAGATGGTCAATGCAAATTTGGACCAAAATGTGCATTTCTATCAAAATCGCAGTTTACAGTTCCAAAGCGACCTCCTCATATACTTCACCTTTTGAAGAATGATATTTATGAGACAGAAAAGACCCTAATTGACGTCATAAAGACTATTGTTGCCTGCAACttttttgatgatgaaTGA
- a CDS encoding signal peptide-containing protein (encoded by transcript BEWA_003620A), which produces MRLFSLLSIAFLFGFCYCASPNDCKDQGVAETKIVKLDVNDIDEGLLTVTRSSIDGVPLKTVTPKEGHQLTEVYDLNVRIWKGADKEHCLQVLVYYNEESPASVIVNFVKADGKKPWRYHNKQGDKWNVVKKEDHEKLLVELKKKVPQFPPPKDPKTLDLASLADSRYKTVDLSIDGVPARVYLVGPKEDINKVNYSGEEVWKASRFSEGKHGYKDTPEEICTYCITFLKEKDTKMILVNIYDVTVYREIFKQRGDKWERSTSYAGEIAALKTHKDPPKKFTLDISSLEEGDEKFKLVKEENNGATTFFFATKQGYSIENIMDGETKVCAINKDFTCYLCELHSKGDSKLIRVHAEKSFKISLSWYEKSGDKWNGITQIDFFKKLNEISKFGKTLSNTVKQEFPKPAPRSERVNKVDSTLFNVEEGQENGFKVLKLKAKEGTKADKLTFGGLTLWQSQNAGDACLTATFYLGEKEPIAASYRFKRDGKLIEGYRQFSNGNWFQVNGAAFRTFIGKDVPVTTPKELSTKSAGHGDALDTANPDETNIDIDEYTESGVSFKGYYPKDAFHISSVVDGNKELWKPAEGTNEKCLLVESYAKDGVELLYLETSGGTKSKYFEKADGVWNEVGRELFNEQLMTMIGESGKNASLNIAHPNRLLYKSFDYTFATNSVKLVVPKKGISISTLMNGTEEVYTLPSVREKFDHAKVYLNKDKKPELVLLVTTLSGTPKETYLELKDGKWVSCDDHDAKIKSLKDTTEWKSDFEIDLSASKDTDNCSIFEVELLGITTRHFYPKAGYMAIQVKDGNKGLWTAPTNNDYCFSCIIHNKGDKELLEMIVVERCSRHLTFFEKASTEWNEIENTTFNDKLKEMRNGTANPAPTQPSQGSTNPTSKP; this is translated from the coding sequence ATGAGACTCTTCTCATTACTATCCATAGCATTCTTGTTTGGATTCTGTTATTGTGCTTCTCCAAATGACTGTAAAGATCAAGGAGTTGCTGAAACGAAGATAGTCAAACTTGATGTTAATGATATAGACGAGGGTCTCTTAACGGTTACAAGGTCTTCCATTGATGGAGTACCTCTCAAGACAGtgactccaaaggaaggtCATCAACTCACCGAGGTCTATGATCTAAATGTGCGTATATGGAAGGGTGCAGATAAAGAGCATTGCCTGCAAGTATTGGTTTACTATAATGAAGAGTCTCCTGCATCAGTAAttgtaaactttgtaaaggcTGATGGAAAGAAGCCTTGGAGGTACCATAACAAGCAGGGTGATAAATGGAATGTAGTAAAGAAAGAAGATCATGAGAAACTATTGGTAGAGCTCAAGAAGAAAGTTCCCCAATTTCCTCCACCAAAAGACCCCAAAACCCTAGATCTTGCCTCTCTTGCGGACTCTCGCTATAAGACGGTAGATCTAAGCATTGATGGAGTTCCTGCAAGGGTTTATCTAGTTGGTCCAAAAGAAGATATAAATAAGGTCAATTATAGTGGAGAGGAAGTATGGAAAGCATCCAGGTTCTCTGAGGGTAAACATGGATATAAGGATACACCTGAAGAAATATGCACGTATTGTATAACCTTTCtaaaggaaaaggatacTAAAATGATACTGGTTAATATATATGATGTGACCGTGTACAGGGAAATATTTAAACAGAGGGGTGATAAATGGGAAAGATCAACTAGCTATGCGGGAGAAATTGCTGCCCTAAAAACACACAAagatcctccaaaaaagtTCACTTTGGACATTTCCTCTCTCGAGGAAGgtgatgaaaagtttaAGCTTgtgaaggaagagaataacGGAGCTACtactttcttctttgccACTAAACAAGGCTATTCTATCGAGAATATTATGGACGGAGAAACCAAAGTATGTGCAATAAATAAGGACTTCACATGTTACCTCTGTGAACTCCATTCCAAGGGTGACTCTAAACTGATAAGAGTACATGCAGAGAAGAGCTTTAAGATCTCACTCAGTTGGTATGAAAAATCAGGCGACAAGTGGAATGGTATCACACAGATCGACTTTTTCAAGAAGCTTAATGAAATAAgtaaatttggaaagaCTTTGTCTAATACTGTTAAACAAGAATTCCCTAAACCTGCACCTCGGAGTGAACGTGTCAACAAGGTAGACTCCACCCTATTCAATGTTGAAGAGGGACAAGAGAATGGGTTTAAGGTTCTTAAGTTAAAAGCAAAGGAGGGTACCAAGGCCGATAAGCTCACATTTGGGGGTTTGACACTATGGCAGAGTCAAAATGCTGGTGATGCATGCTTAACTGCCACATTCTATCTTGGAGAGAAGGAACCAATAGCTGCTTCTTACAGATTCAAGAGAGACGGAAAACTGATTGAAGGTTACCGCCAATTCTCCAATGGTAACTGGTTCCAAGTCAATGGTGCTGCCTTCAGGACATTCATAGGGAAGGATGTTCCTGTTACAACACCTAAAGAATTATCTACTAAATCGGCTGGACATGGTGATGCTCTTGATACTGCCAATCCTGATGAGACAAATATAGATATAGATGAATACACTGAATCCGGAGTATCCTTCAAGGGgtattatccaaaggacGCCTTtcatatatcctctgttgtTGATGGCAATAAGGAACTGTGGAAACCAGCTGAAGGAACTAATGAAAAGTGTCTGTTAGTTGAGTCTTATGCCAAGGATGGTGTAGAACTTCTTTACCTGGAGACTTCCGGTGGCACTAAGTccaagtactttgaaaaggctGATGGAGTATGGAATGAGGTTGGCAGGGAACTATTTAATGAACAGCTTATGACAATgattggagaatctggaaagaaTGCTTCTCTAAATATTGCTCATCCGAATAGACTACTATATAAGTCCTTCGACTATACCTTCGCTACAAATTCAGTAAAACTGGTCGTCCCAAAGAAGGGCATTTCTATATCTACGCTTATGAACGGCACTGAAGAGgtttatactcttccttccgttAGAGAGAAGTTTGATCATGCTAAAGTATACCTaaacaaggataagaagCCTGAACTGGTCCTTCTAGTAACTACTTTATCTGGTACTCCTAAGGAAACTTACCTTGAGCttaaagatggtaaatgggtatCCTGTGATGATCATGATGCAAAGATTAAGAGTTTAAAGGATACTACAGAATGGAAATCAGACTTTGAAATTGATCTCTCTGCTTCTAAGGATACTGACAATTGCAGTATCTTTGAGGTGGAATTACTAGGTATTACCACTAGACACTTTTATCCAAAGGCTGGATACATGGCTATCCAAGtaaaagatggaaataaagGACTATGGACTGCTCCAACTAATAATGACTACTGCTTTTCATGTATTATTCATAATAAAGGCGATAAGGAGCTACTTGAGATGATTGTAGTGGAGAGATGTTCAAGGCATTTGACATTCTTTGAGAAAGCGAGTACTGAATGGAACGAGATCGAAAATACTACCTTTAATGACAAGCTAAAGGAGATGAGGAACGGTACCGCGAATCCGGCTCCCACTCAGCCTTCTCAAGGGTCTACTAATCCCACTTCAAAGCCTTAA
- a CDS encoding XPG I domain-containing protein (encoded by transcript BEWA_003590A), with translation MPAKEEENKQRRERREAAREEALEMIRKNGGKVNTEIMRKCMQAIYVTPEIIFRVIGLCRKMGIQVVVAPYEADAQVAYLCRSGIASCAISEDSDLLAYGCPRVWYKLDKDGKAFEITLPFQSTDKIVNKGFLKGLSHKMFIIMCVLSGTDYDDGNHIRGMGIKIAHKLVMEFGNVRNILSSLMMNPSWTKKLPTHVSINDLALHYERVSSIFLHNIVYDITKDRLLHINEISIVSTWSPNSGNTVHSHAFVIEMSKGIRGKDSNFRKVALGYVSAKSGLQVEVVETDDSELIKDIKFEPIKNVALEKISDAVRTKDELIDVPDYVPLEIAKAEDSSTKHEIKEEDVDSKQSTQADLQMATDETSTETSSIFSIKHEGLSIGQSEGDPIVSTPKRRGRPSKTAKSTVSSRNLSVASAEEGVPSRGKNSRKRTKEDVGSFSQENKRLKSEYVSVIKKIIDKSSKDEETLGAPVADDYLGSAHKVSLFSDDENESTRSACGYSRIPKSDESKSITTMISRDENEKHTSHNVMMPNPMDESVIEDMTTTSSIEGVIEDFKTVKNVRELLNTTECLVVTRRRSRRT, from the coding sequence ATGCCGGcaaaggaggaagaaaacaaacaaagAAGGGAACGCCGTGAAGCCGCTAGGGAGGAGGCCCTCGAGATGATACGAaagaatggaggaaaaGTAAACACGGAGATAATGCGCAAGTGCATGCAGGCGATTTATGTGACACCAGAGATTATATTCAGAGTTATAGGACTCTGTAGAAAAATGGGAATCCAGGTGGTAGTTGCTCCGTACGAGGCTGACGCACAAGTAGCCTATTTATGCAGGAGTGGCATAGCATCCTGTGCAATATCGGAAGATTCTGATCTTCTTGCATATGGATGTCCGCGTGTTTGGTACAAATTAGACAAGGATGGCAAGGCGTTTGAAATTACGCTCCCATTTCAATCGACAGATAAAATCGTAAATAAAGGATTTCTCAAGGGGTTGAGCCACAAGATGTTTATCATAATGTGTGTGTTGAGTGGCACAGACTATGATGACGGAAACCACATTCGAGGAATGGGTATTAAAATCGCACACAAACTGGTAATGGAGTTTGGGAATGTTAGAAATATTCTATCTTCCCTTATGATGAATCCATCTTGGACCAAAAAACTGCCAACACACGTGTCCATAAATGATCTCGCTTTACATTACGAGCGAGTATCATCTATATTTCTTCACAATATCGTCTATGATATTACCAAAGACAGACTCTTGCACATTAACGAGATTTCCATAGTCTCTACGTGGTCCCCAAACTCTGGAAATACAGTTCATTCTCATGCGTTTGTGAttgaaatgtcaaaggGAATCAGGGGCAAGGACAGTAATTTTAGAAAAGTAGCTCTTGGCTACGTTAGTGCAAAATCAGGTCTACAAGTTGAAGTTGTAGAAACTGACGATTCTGAGCTCATTAAAGACATTAAATTCGAACCAATTAAAAACGTCGCACTTGAAAAAATTTCGGATGCTGTGCGCACAAAAGATGAGCTCATAGACGTTCCGGATTACGTTCCTCTGGAAATAGCAAAGGCAGAGGATTCGTCTACAAAACACGAGATAAAGGAAGAGGACGTCGACTCTAAACAGTCCACTCAAGCTGATTTGCAAATGGCTACAGATGAGACATCTACAGAAACCTCaagtatattttctataaaaCACGAAGGGCTCTCCATTGGACAGTCAGAGGGTGATCCTATAGTATCTACTCCAAAAAGACGAGGAAGACCGAGCAAAACGGCTAAATCGACAGTGAGTTCGAGGAATCTCTCAGTGGCAAGCGCTGAAGAAGGCGTACCTTCAAGAGGTAAAAATTCGAGGAAACGTACAAAGGAAGACGTGGGATCTTTTTCGCaagaaaacaaaaggttAAAATCAGAGTATGTATCGGTAATTAAAAAGATTATAGACAAGTCGTCAAAAGACGAAGAAACACTAGGGGCTCCCGTAGCTGACGATTATCTGGGAAGCGCGCACAAAGTATCACTATTTAGCGACGACGAGAATGAGTCCACAAGATCAGCCTGTGGATACAGCAGAATACCAAAGTCAGACGAGAGCAAAAGTATCACTACAATGATTTCTCGGGATGAAAACGAGAAACATACATCACACAACGTTATGATGCCTAATCCCATGGACGAGAGTGTCATAGAAGACATGACAACTACGAGTAGTATAGAAGGCGTTATAGAAGATTTCAAGACGGTGAAAAATGTCAGAGAGCTCCTAAACACGACGGAATGTCTCGTTGTCACGAGAAGACGGAGCAGACGCACATGA
- a CDS encoding hypothetical protein (encoded by transcript BEWA_003610A): protein MCWIHRGMISSAVANVTGDSCEKYLKFILSMLTLLLSYQITPIMVLPEAVMTYRRRRLGSRSLWNECNEWKSDGKMLSIDLST from the exons ATGTGCTGGATACACAGGGGCATGATCTCGTCGGCAGTCGCCAACGTAACGGGAGATTCCTGCGAAAAGTACCTAAAGTTCATCCTGTCGATGCTCACACTGCTGCTCTCGTACCAAATCACGCCAATCATGg TACTACCAGAGGCAGtaatgacctaccgacgtcgtagactaggtagtagatcactatggaatgagtgtaacgagtggaaGAGTGACGGCAAGATGCTAAGCATTGACTTATCTACTTGA
- a CDS encoding hypothetical protein (encoded by transcript BEWA_003600A), with protein sequence MAGDGGLQKGAMFMAGLTLLQSLRVALTGAKFALDRFKIPQQHASSFINMVHNPMELATFTGMGIMTSLSFIPDLKDSFKWFAIFTNIALCCSFILLLIAFTSGGSLGDLTFYYWTIVLVSFIYGLNVAAVMNVGSANAAFFNVGIPLSGIQVCIYYFIFTKLAEWCNWSNVSYWIIFWQLIIAIIISAVSAAIWIYAYRPDVANGSPSAVPQDLGEYTALSPILMGMVGMGAIYAFYPAIAPYKLTDVGTGYHIDLVVLFMSAVPGILIAALCLRGKGPDKNWRTNNAPWWHAAWFLAFPHLTAMVLCLVTLHYPSSGMANSIKSSGLKVGAITITLKFCEEGLKAVSYAGAGKQVGKYCDCKTAGGGTCQCKSGSPCNCQETCICGPTCTCKCCKDKDGGAISSFNAFTSQGLMIILAFTGDGYLKTYSKYENDRSKWPTKNFGFWRSISYWAGNGAYVACKSVKSSFTTNVRCKVLGKSEALLIVYEDQEF encoded by the coding sequence ATGGCAGGGGATGGAGGGCTTCAGAAaggcgccatgtttatggcagggctgactctgttgcagtctctccgtgtggcgttaactggagcaaagtttgcacttgacagatttaaaattcctcaacaacatgccagttcgttcattaacatggtccataatcctatggaactggcaacgtttactgggATGGGTATTATGACCAGTCTGTCATTTATACCCGATCTTAAGGACTCTTTCAAATGGTTCGCCATATTTACTAACATAGCACTGTGTTGTTCCTTCattctactcctcatcGCATTTACGTCTGGAGGCTCGTTAGGTGATTTAACGTTCTATTACTGGACTATCGTCCTAGTCTCATTTATTTACGGACTGAATGTGGCAGCTGTAATGAATGTTGGAAGTGCAAATGCCGCCTTTTTCAATGTAGGAATTCCTCTCTCTGGTATCCAAGTTTGCATTTACTACTTTATCTTTACGAAGCTTGCTGAGTGGTGTAACTGGTCAAACGTTAGCTACTGGATCATATTTTGGCAGCTTATCATAGCAATAATTATATCAGCAGTCTCAGCTGCTATCTGGATTTATGCCTATAGACCAGATGTTGCTAATGGTTCTCCTTCTGCTGTCCCTCAAGATTTAGGCGAATATACTGCTTTGTCTCCGATTCTCATGGGAATGGTAGGTATGGGTGCTATATATGCCTTCTACCCGGCCATTGCTCCTTACAAATTGACTGACGTTGGTACTGGCTACCATATTGATCttgttgttttattcatGAGCGCTGTTCCTGGTATTTTAATTGCAGCTTTATGCCTACGTGGAAAAGGTCCAGACAAAAATTGGAGGACTAATAATGCTCCATGGTGGCATGCTGCTTGGTTCTTGGCATTTCCACATCTTACTGCTATGGTCTTATGCTTGGTTACACTTCATTACCCTAGTAGTGGAATGGCGAATTCTATAAAGAGCAGTGGTTTAAAGGTTGGAGCTATTACCATTACGCTAAAGTTCTGTGAGGAAGGACTAAAAGCGGTTTCATATGCTGGAGCCGGTAAGCAAgtaggtaaatactgcGACTGCAAAACAGCCGGAGGAGGTACTTGCCAATGCAAAAGCGGAAGTCCTTGCAACTGCCAAGAGACATGCATATGCGGACCCACCTGCACCTgtaaatgttgtaaagaTAAGGATGGAGGTGCTatctcctcttttaatGCGTTCAcatcccaaggtttaatgatcatcttggcttttactggagacggtTACCTAAAGACttactccaagtatgagaatgatcggagtaaatggcctactaaGAATTTTGGCTTCTGGAGGTCCATCTCTTACTGGGCAGGGAATGGAGCATATGTAGCATGCAAGAGTGTTAAGTCCTCCTTTACCACTAATGTCAgatgcaaagttttgggtaaatcagaggctCTCCTAattgtctatgaagatcaggaattttaa
- a CDS encoding hypothetical protein (encoded by transcript BEWA_003570A), translating to METTTSVECYVALDVDSSSRNEDDLMLFEGHGRTIIKQFGVGISQDGRNNPNRQRETKSTAPGMPVSDSMASSNGISSARVSNAGTKTAMSLRKLQKNTPEVRAQAQLTRETRGYNFILTQVGSLTIGSWSQQATASSNKRKTDETKNTEGVQSRSKRRTNAPPGRS from the coding sequence ATGGAAACCACGACGAGCGTCGAGTGTTACGTCGCACTCGACGTTGACAGTTCAAGCAGGAATGAAGACGACTTAATGCTCTTTGAGGGCCACGGAAGGACCATCATCAAACAGTTCGGCGTCGGAATCAGCCAAGACGGAAGGAACAACCCAAACAGACAACGAGAAACAAAGTCTACGGCCCCCGGAATGCCAGTCAGTGACAGCATGGCCAGTAGCAACGGAATATCAAGCGCCAGAGTCAGCAACGCAGGCACCAAGACGGCCATGAGCCTCAGGAAGCTGCAGAAAAACACGCCAGAGGTCAGGGCACAAGCCCAGCTCACACGAGAAACCAGAGGATACAACTTTATACTCACACAAGTCGGAAGCCTAACCATTGGGTCGTGGAGCCAACAAGCCACCGCCAGTTCAAACAAACGCAAAACAGATGAAACAAAGAACACGGAAGGAGTCCAAAGCAGAAGCAAAAGAAGAACAAACGCTCCACCTGGACGATCATAG
- a CDS encoding hypothetical protein (encoded by transcript BEWA_003580A) → MHRNYRSTASPIMSAEEFSRSRNFTPTRGRRFSLVGHEEEQDKFGLGRGGYGRFGDAYSRAGDGYSGVGNRDGEYGLRNREYDYAREGDLDIPSYLKSTDSKRISSWNCTPNRAGAYDRAKYSYPLVGANKYDGFSGDYHGARNAKTGTYSHEFRGFGDDGRVGDGYSGIDNYTGMRSGGFESRYDVGAKYGLSKMGEYERTSDLWNDAPRRDSFTEGRYDDFLGTRYQGRRGSHDSILGSRYEGPYMSRWENIDNGIVKGRTDTWSGSTKALDDSPLLKKFERGSSSPLVSTSNYTIDRIKNNMESCKAADYRSRLHSGPLSTPLFQNNYRDSNSDEYNLSKRIDNIKRIYDSSNLGRHTSPGPRYLDVDDVYERAKKQKQQLLSINRL, encoded by the coding sequence ATGCACAGAAACTACAGGAGTACCGCGTCCCCAATCATGAGCGCCGAGGAGTTCTCCAGGAGCCGCAACTTTACGCCCACCAGGGGACGGCGCTTCTCCCTCGTCGGCCATGAAGAAGAACAGGACAAGTTCGGCCTCGGAAGGGGCGGATACGGCAGGTTTGGCGATGCGTACAGCAGGGCAGGAGACGGATACAGCGGCGTTGGGAACCGGGATGGCGAATACGGACTGAGGAATCGGGAGTACGACTATGCAAGGGAAGGAGATTTGGACATTCCCAGCTACCTCAAGAGCACCGACTCCAAGCGCATTTCGTCCTGGAACTGCACGCCAAACAGGGCTGGAGCCTATGACAGGGCCAAGTACTCGTATCCCCTCGTGGGAGCCAACAAGTACGATGGGTTCTCCGGTGACTATCATGGCGCTCGCAACGCCAAAACCGGGACCTATAGCCACGAGTTTAGGGGATTTGGAGATGACGGAAGAGTTGGTGACGGATACAGCGGAATCGACAACTATACCGGAATGAGAAGCGGTGGATTTGAGAGCAGGTACGACGTTGGAGCAAAGTATGGTCTATCAAAAATGGGTGAATACGAAAGGACCAGTGACTTGTGGAATGATGCACCTCGCAGAGACAGCTTTACCGAGGGTCGGTATGATGACTTTCTCGGGACCAGATATCAGGGCAGAAGGGGTAGTCACGACAGCATCCTTGGGAGCAGATACGAAGGCCCGTATATGAGCAGGTGGGAAAACATCGACAATGGAATTGTAAAGGGTCGTACGGATACTTGGAGCGGAAGCACGAAGGCGTTGGATGACTCCCCCTTGCTAAAAAAGTTTGAAAGGGGCTCATCCAGCCCACTTGTGTCTACGAGCAACTATACAATTGATCGCATAAAGAACAACATGGAGTCATGTAAAGCTGCAGATTACAGGAGTCGGCTCCATTCTGGACCGCTATCCACACCCCTATTTCAGAATAATTATAGAGACTCAAATTCAGACGAGTACAATCTCTCCAAACGCATTGACAATATTAAACGCATATACGACTCTTCCAACCTCGGAAGACACACCTCTCCCGGGCCACGATATTTGGACGTCGATGACGTATATGAGCGTGCCAAGAAACAAAAGCAACAGCTCTTGTCGATCAACAGATTGTAG
- a CDS encoding hypothetical protein (encoded by transcript BEWA_003640A) has translation MKEYIARVIQNEYGPERLKGLLDLKTQDIQERLKQGEDVKSTIFHGLLDDLVALISSKNAENVHRGCLILGFVTGIESMRESCGQKRDDHSLSFFEGAVGAILGALDAFKESGLSVMHRLWEVLEVVVLFLTGPSAAGKAPGPAKINGVATSSSTSSTGTNRANKRLMTTIFSSISKFNEDSEGVLLLVMQWLLSTRTFDSKRNEDVVYVAQLNRLHMALKDGISRGGSLLILENLSKLAKRNETVIPLFVSARIKYMNDEINTGGDAVPFRLERTLELLTLLLEKSSSSGGILVPLNELWKVLHRVLAFGNHRNLVKKTMELISVLGHYMGTDLLLVNISFVASLLNTHFRFVVCYLKNVSRTEDDVALYGNFVAETVADLRTICPDLHLALDPLYKSSRSIVQDFSKDQDANLDALINAISIQSTLVGSSVGAQVEALIANVVKYPLEENRNFVESVLSLVENHLSTCKFTLVHAQHSAGCSNHPAFLREVLHVLLKWEEAAPRYTNKSLSSIIKTIKKRLNTVGDSVSSEPNFEEYAKILKEHFDREMAAFRAEPLSSIPNAKVESPVVDTVQKMGEEDKEPSVTGKQEQAGEMSKQDELEVERIKQNLKRMRNFKV, from the exons ATGAAGGAATATATCGCAAGGGTTATACAGAACGAGTATGGCCCGGAAAGACTAAAGGGACTCTTAGATCTAAAGACACAGGACATCCAAGAG AGACTTAAGCAAGGCGAGGACGTCAAGTCCACCATCTTTCACGGTCTCTTGGACGATTTAGTGGCTCTAATATCCTCAAAAAATGCGGAAAATGTGCATAGAGGATGTCTGATTCTTGGCTTTGTCACGGGAATAGAATCAATGCGTGAGTCCTGCGGTCAAAAGCGGGATGACCACTCACTATCATTCTTTGAAGGTGCTGTTGGTGCAATTTTGGGGGCTCTGGATGCGTTCAAG GAATCGGGGCTCTCGGTGATGCATAGACTGTGGGAAGTGCTAGAAGTCGTTGTCCTGTTTTTAACCGGTCCATCTGCGGCTGGAAAGGCTCCCGGTCCTGCCAAAATCAACGGAGTAGCCACGAGCAGCTCCACAAGTTCGACCGGAACTAATCGCGCAAATAAACGTCTAATGACCACGATTTTCAGCTCCATTAGCAAGTTCAATGAG GACTCTGAAGGCGTTTTATTGCTGGTTATGCAGTGGCTGCTCTCCACCAGGACGTTTGATTCCAAGAGGAATGAGGATGTAGTCTATGTCGCACAGCTCAATAGGCTTCACATGGCGTTAAAAGATGGGATTAGCAGAGGTGGATCATTGCTAATTCTGGAAAACTTGAGTAAACTGGCAAAGCGTAATGAGACTGTGATTCCACTCTTTGTATCCGCGCGCATTAAATACATGAACGATG AAATAAACACTGGAGGGGATGCAGTCCCGTTTAGACTTGAGAGGACGCTGGAGCTATTGACGCTCCTCCTAGAAAAGAGCAGCTCCAGTGGAGGCATACTAGTGCCACTAAATGAGCTCTGGAAGGTACTCCATCGGGTTTTGGCGTTTGGAAACCATCGTAATTTGGTAAAGAAGACAATGGAGCTCATATCCGTCCTCGGCCATTACATGGGAACTGACTTACTCTTGGTCAATATCTCATTTGTGGCCAGTCTACTTAATACTCACTTTAGGTTTGTTGTATGTTATCTAAAGAATGTTTCTAGGACTGAAGATGACGTTGCGCTCTATGGAAACTTTGTCGCAGAGACGGTTGCTGATCTCAGGACAATTTGCCCAGATTTGCATCTTGCGCTGGATCCGCTCTATAAATCCTCAAGGTCCATAGTACAAGATTTTTCAAAGGATCAAGATGCAAATTTAGACGCATTGATAAATGCAATAAGCATACAAAGTACCCTAGTCGGCTCATCGGTTGGTGCTCAAGTCGAAGCTTTAATCGCAAATGTTGTCAAGTATCCTCTAGAAGAAAATCGCAATTTTGTTGAATCTGTTTTATCCCTTGTAGAAAATCACCTCAGTACCTGTAAGTTTACTCTGGTCCACGCACAGCATTCTGCAGGTTGCTCAAACCATCCCGCATTTCTCCGCGAAGTTTTGCATGTCCTGTTGAAATGGGAAGAAGCAGCTCCTCGTTACACAAACAAGAGCTTGAGTTCTATAATAAAGACGATCAAGAAACGTCTAAATACTGTAGGTGATTCCGTATCCTCTGAGCCAAACTTTGAGGAATATGCGAAAATCCTCAAAGAACACTTTGACCGAGAGATGGCTGCGTTCAGGGCAGAGCCACTTTCTTCTATTCCAAACGCTAAAGTGGAGAGCCCCGTTGTGGACACTGTGCAAAAGATGGGagaagaggataaagagCCCAGTGTAACGGGAAAACAGGAACAGGCTGGAGAAATGAGCAAACAGGACGAACTAGAAGTGGAGAGGATTAAACAGAACCTtaaaagaatgaggaattttaaagtCTAA